The sequence GCGGGCGGTCATACTTTGACAGTACTAAGGTCCATAGGTTGCTTGATGATTTCATGGTAGTCGTGAAGATTCAGCGCTTCTGCGTCTACAGGCTTGTAGAAAGGCCACGCGTAGGCCGCGTGTTTCTTGGACAGCATCTCTTTCAGGATGCTATCGCAGTGCTTGAGATGATCGTTGAGTTTGCTCTTCTTGCCGGCGTGCTGCAGCACATCTCCGTCCTCCAGGTCTTTCTTCGGGGGCTTGATCGGCCGGCCCGTACTTTCCCGTCTGGATATCACTTTGCTGTGTTTGGACTCTAGCATAGCAGTGGGCGACTCGCTTCTGCTGGCTGTGATCGCACAAGTTGTAGGTGTGGTGGTGTCCGCTTTCCTTTTCACCCCTTTTTTCTGTGAGCCAAATAACAGGTCCATCAAAAGGAATTGTTGTTTGATGACAATTACCGTACTGACCCGAATGCAAgacttttctttctctcactcagTCGCTCTCTCATTCAGGTGTCTACACAAAAATGGCACAGAATATGGCaccaaatatgtattttaccaAGTTTTATATGCTCAGGACAATATAGTCATAATAAACAACATCTGAAACCACTGCTGTGATGGAACTTACTTTAACAACTGGCTGCGCGGTGGGAACTGGCATCAGGGAAGTGGCAGGAGGCACAGCCTGTACACTGGAAGTGATGGTTGGCACTGGTGTTGCTGCAATGACGGGAGTctggggtggctgtggtggGGAACTCGGGTATGAAGATGACGATGGGGAACCCGAGGATGCTGCCACTTCTGGCTGGTTATctgaagttgtttttttttggtttttgcgTTGGTCAAAACAAAGAGAACAAGTACAATGCTCCCTGACAAAGGAAACATTTACTTCCACGCACTTACCTGCACAAGGAGTCCCTACTGGCTTGCGGCCTTTGCCTTTAGGGGGTGGTGGCAGTAATTCTACTTCCTCCTGAGGCATCACTGCCACTTTCTGGAGGAAAATCTTCTCCAGCGCTTGAGCCATTAATACAATATCATCTGTAGGCTATCAAAAGTGACAAGAAAGAAATAAGAATGGTATAAATGACTTATTAAACAAGAAATATGGAAAGCACTAAACCAGACATTCTACTTTGTGTAATATTTTGTGAAGGTTTACCTTGTTGTAAATATAACAGTTGGTAAACATAGTGTTGAAATCTTGCATGCATTCACCCGCGGTCCAGTAGTAATTATTCTCTAGCCGTTTCTTTATTGTTCCCATGTCCATCGGGTTTTTGATAACCTTATGGTAATCCTGTAAAGAGGCATAATAAGGAGGCAGCAGGCAGCAACAAAATAAGAAGGCCGCAGGTAACATGCACCGTCTGGGAATACCCCATGATTCTATACTACTTACAGGAAGGTTTAATTTGATGGCATCCACAGGCTGGTAGAAGGGCCATGCAAACTGGTGCCTCCACAGAGTCTTGACGACTACATTCTGCATATACTGGAGCTGGTTGGTTTTCCTGCCCGGCTTGTTGGTGTTGGTGACCTCGGGTGGTGGAGGGTTTGTGAAGGAGGGAGGCGCCTGGGAAGGAGAAGTGACGGCCGACATGCTGGCCTCTGACATGAAGACCAGTCCTTAAACTGCTCGCCTGATCTCCGGAAGTCCTTTTTGTTCAATTGGAATCGTGTTCCTCTTTCTGCTCCTTAAGCCCTTGTTGACACACACATCCCATCTCAAGACCTGTGTGTCAACACACTGAAACAGAAAAGATTGGATGTTTGGATTAATGaatcaataaacacacacaacttgtatataataaatgtacGCTTTGCACAATTTAATCAAAGATGATTGAATGAATCTTGTTTCAGCATAAACCATCATACCATGCAGGTGCCAGGAACAAGCTTTTGCAAACAGGAAGAGGCTCGAATGCAACAGTTTCCAaatttttattcttaaaaaaaaatgcatgaaattaatatgaaatcaaatgaaagaCGTGTCACCGTGATCGTTGTTATAAAAACCGAATCAGTCACGTGAATTCGATACACTCGGCCAGAGTTTAGCCGGCACGCTTCTCCGTGAAGCAACTGGCAACACGACTCCGTGTGTTTTTCAAAGTAAGGCTACACCAAAACACGAGTCTTAAAACCGACTAAAAAATTGAATCGAGTTTGTAATCATATGCACGCCTGACTCCGCCAAAAGGTACTTCTTTAAAAGATGGCGGGCGggtgaaaaaaacacataggACAGCCACCAGTGTGGAATGCAGATTCGCTCTCTCGGGCTAGTTAGCAGGCTAGGCTAATAGGGCTCTCGGGGCCAGCAAGCCCCCTCTCCTTGTCCACGGGCAGCGACAGCCATTGTGTGCATGCCGTGCGGCTAGCTGCTAGCGGGCTAACTAGCAAATCCGCGGAGGCAGACGAACAGATCACGTTAATGGTGCCCGGCGCGCCCTTTCAAGCGAACGCGCCGCTGCGTTTCTACTACCAGCCGCGAAAATGTCCCTTCTCCCCGCTCGGCAGGAGTGCAGCGGCTGGGTGGAAGTCGGCTTTGTTACCTTTGCTGCAAAACAGCGAGCACCAGCCGCACTATCTTACTACCGCTTCTGAGGCGAAGTGTACTCCAAAACCCGTTTTAGTACGGGCCAGCAAAGAGTGGCGTAAAAGTAGAAAGAAACAAGCGGAATAGCACTAATCAGAAAGGTAGATACGTATATTGTtcttttactttattactttcCCCCGAAGTGGCTCCGGCAGCGTTTTGCTTGCAGTCTTTCAGGTACCTTTTATTGCAGCGAAGAAGCATAATAGATTGTTGGGTCGACTGTAGTTGAACGGCCTATTGCGCAAGCGCAAGATGGCGCAGGTCATCATGGTTATTGAAGTCCACGCTGCTGCTTTCAAATCGCCGGGGATTTTTCTCTGAACGAGGTGTAATTCTCATATTTTGAGCTAAAAGAATAAGTAAACAAAACCTAGATAGGGGCGCCAGGGACATGAAGCCACCAGTCTACTTTTATATTTCTTCTTTACGTATAGTGACAAACATGGGTGAGATCGTCAACCTTTGTTATGACTACATATCCCAGGAAGCAGTGCTCAACCGGGCAAACAGTAAAAAAGCTAGTGATGTATTGACCTGAGTCTAAATTATAGATGGTGCATAAAATATCACATTACCTCAAGAGAATTATCCAATGAATATTCtataggtatttttttttattgctttgcaaTAGAAATGTCTacaattatttcacaaattTCCGAAACACTTTTgctaaaaatataataatataaaactaTCAGGTTTGTGGCATACAATTTTCTACATGTGTATAATTATTAAGAAATTGCAgggaaaataataaagaacattGACAATAATATGACATTTCTGTTACcttctataaatatataaaatatattacgaatgttattttttatttgttaactTGAGATTGATTTGCCTTTAACAAAATGAGATTTTTACAAGAGGCTTCCCTTTTTCAGGCAAACTCACttaatttttgtaaataaataaataaattcagcttGGACACAAAATTGAACACCAACACAACTATCTAGAATACATGCCCATTTTTAAACACTCATCCACAATTTATTTGTCTGACAGTTGTTCAAATGTGGACGCGCACATAAAAAACGTTCTGCTTAATATGTTAGAGTACCACTGTTTTTCTCCATCTGAGCCTGGAGGTGTCACTGTCATCaagagaaaaatgaaacatgatgaccattaaataaattaaagtaataCTTTAGTGCTAAACTACGTTACAATGAAATGGAGAGAATTATGGTAATACAATTTACTGAGAGTTTGGGTTTGTGAATGTATATTCACccatatttttaaacattaagtACATATATCGACTAACTTTGGATAACAAAACCACCTacttataaaatacatttagttGAACTTGTTCAGCTTTACTACAACAGCTTATAGAACATCAAGCATAGACACATTTTTGACCACAATTGTATTACTTTGTGTTATTTTGTAGCTTCGGCTCTCTATTCACTTCATGTCAGTGAAAATCTGAGAAACCACACAGCAACTATTGTaaagcattttgttttatttctgcattgtttcattatacaatgcaaaaccCTTCTTGTGAACTCCCTACAGATCTTTCAGACCATAATACCTTCATCTAGTATTGAATCAGTTTGGGTTTTCTGTCACACATTGCACCCTTTGGCTACTTCCTTAATGTAAACCTTAATCAGAATGAATAACCCATGAATACTCAATGTACGACAGAAAGGCACCAGTCCCGAACTCCAACAGCATGACACGCAGACTGTGGGACTGGACCAGCAGGTTCTTCAACTTTATGTTCCCAGGATGTTTTTCTGTGCACACCACCTAATGCATCAATGCATGTGCTTCACATTGCTGTCAACTATGTGAATGACAGTTTTGTaacactatatatttttttttcagactaaCCAAACCACCCAGACAATTTGTAGATGCTAGATGAGGGAATTGTCAAACACATCATTTGTGCCAGATGATTATCTGAATCAAGTTCTCCCACATTAAACATATCTGATACCATTCtgacaacatttaaacaactgACGGATGCATATTCATAATACACGAATGCCCATGCACACCCAAATGATAATAAAGTCATTATAATGACTTGTAAGTAATACGAATTCATTCATCTGTCCCAAATCAGTcaaatgcatttataaaaatacaaaaaaaaatgtagtattTAGACAATGCGTTAGTTGTAATTATGTGTAATTGTGCTATAGCAGCAACTGAGTAAAAGTCCAATGAATCAGTTTCAGGTCATAGAACGGGTGTGTgcacactttttatatccactgaaGCTATTTACTAACTCACATTTCACGGGAAGAAATTTTATTAACCGTCTTCCATTTATGGGCTGGgctgagaaaacaaaaaaaacttcaagaTGTCAGGAGCTGTTCTGGATATTAAGCTGTTTTCTGAATCACAGCAAACATATAAATGGGCTCAAGAGTGCCCCTGCATGGCACACCTAACCTTATGTTCCTGCGGGGCTAATTAATCTGTAATTACAACTTAATtcgcatttatggcatttagcagtcACCCTTATCCGGggggacttacaatcattagtttcATGGACAGTcgacctggagacactcagggttaagtgtcctactcagggaccaaatggtagtaagtggggcttgaaccagtgactttgaGTTCTAGGCAACTATCACCCTAACCACTCACCTACAAATAATGCTAGGTCTCCCCAGGGGATGGTTTTGTATGCAGCACAGACATGCTCACAAATTACTGTATACCATCTTTACTCCAttggaacaaaagaaaaaaaagggtggtggtagcctagcgggtaacacactcgcctatgaaccagaagacccgggttcaaatcccacttactaccattgtgtccctgagcaagacacttaaccctaaattgcttcgGGGGacgacgactgtccctgtaactactgactgtaagtcgctctggataagggcgtctgataaatgctgtaaatgtaaaatgtaaatgtaaaaaattgttttgggTATGTTGACCTGCACcttgaaaacagaaaacaagttGTGGAATAAACAAAGATTCATAACTgtcaatatattttttgtatacaaatggtctaataatgacaaaaaaaaaatccaaaaaatttaattttaattgtatCAGGAACAATAAACATTCTGAACGATAAACATCACACATTtcactaaaatataaaaaagaaaaagccccAATTCTCCATTTTCAAGTGAAGCTCCAAGCACAAACATGGCAAACACATTTTGTAACCCTCCCCTTAATCCAAATCTGTTTTTGAATTTTATTCccatttattaattaatcaaCATTTACACAAATTGTACAACATTCCacagaatgaaaagaaatatataaaggAACAGggataaaattacatttgtacaaaaatatatatatatttttttttcctctatgtTTCATTAAATCAATAAAGAATTTCCttgtgggggtggtggtggtctcaaATTTTTGAAATTAACAAAAATGGTGAAAGACAAAAACAACCTGTTAGTCGAGCCTGAGCATCAGGGCAGAATACCGCATAGCTGGTGTGTGATCCCTCAACTGATTAAAAACGGTGTTTCTGGGATTCGACATGAGGGTTCAACTCGTTGGGTGTCTTACCACAATGGGATGCTGTTATTCCAAAAAATCAGTTAAATACTACCTGGATGCACTGAAGTGCTGGGGAAAAAATCATAGCAGTTAATCAGAACTTCAATTTGAAATCAGGTCATTAACGCTAAGGTTGCAACTTCTCAGGTGAACACTGTCGAGTTTAGAGCGGCTCAGTCTGCAATAATGTCCAATAATACCAAAATGTTACTGAAATTGATGAATTATTGCTCTTAGTCCCAGGTCATTGTGAGCCAAAACAATATGAAAGTCAATATTCAAGAACATCTATGATTGATCCTTCAACCTGAGGTCTTTATTTACCTATGGCTGCAAGCCCTGAAAGCATCTTTGCTGTTTGCAGCATATGAAGTCTCATTTGTCCTCATGAAGGGGTACAGCTTGCTGTTCTGTTACACCAGGGGGCAGTGAAAGCTCTCCCTGCGTCGACGGTATCCCTGAGGCCAATCAGACGCTTGTCTTTGTCTTTATCTTTATCTACCCTCAAAATGCATTCACACAGTTGAACACATCATCAGAGAAAAGTACAGACGATCTTTGGAAATGCTTTTTACAAAGCatcagggaaaaaaagggaacaatCGAATCTGAAACATTTGAAAGGCATTTTATTTACACCGcttattataattgttttgggtttactttgcttttctagaatttgagaaaaaaaatttcccTGCTATTCCCTGCTGGGCCAAAGCTAGGTAATCAAAATAACACTATCGATTTATTTCCTGAATGTGGACTTGGCTAGTGTCACTTCTActtgacaaaaagaaaaaaaaagctaagtGCTGAGAATAAGAAAGTGTTATTTTACCACACTGATCTCCATTTCTTGGAGACAGAGGAATGCACATATTTGCTctttagaaaaagaaaatgcatacCATTAACACTGCACATGgttataatatataacatttcaTATGCCATTTGATCAACgcagaaccaaaaaaaaggtCAATGGAGAGGAATCCTCTTCAGGCAGAAATCATCTTCTCACATCAGCACACTCAAGCCCACGTGCAGGAGATGAAAATAGATCCTATTCATCTAGGAAACCTCTGTAGAACTACCACGTAATGAAACCTGCATTGTAAATGAGAGGTAGACCTCCGTGAGGATAAATATGTGAGAATGACACTGGTTTATGAATCATCGAGGTAAGAAATGAGCTAAATGAATCCGTTTTGGTAAAATCACAGGTCTACGTCTACGATTCAGGTAAGCAAAGCATCTCTCTTCAGACTCTTTAATGACATCAAGGCCCAAGTGCATGTGGTAGATGTTGCATAACCTCGTCAttctttacagttttttttttccacgacGTTCCAACTGAACCATTTGAAAAGATAACAGTCACACAGTCACTCTTTTCAGAGCTCAGAGGGGTGACATGACCAATCACTTTATCCGATAATGTACTGCGAGTCCTTTTGAATGAAAGGTGACATTCTTAAAACTGTGAgggagaataaaagaaaaaaaaacttttccatcATGTCATTTGGTGTGGAGCTTCCAGCATTTCCATGAGGAACGTGTCGATGGGCGTGTCTCCTATGagtttgaagaaaaaaaggtgTTCCAGACACTTCAGGCCTATGGAGCGTAGGGCTGGCAGACGAAGCAACAGTTTGGCAAACCTGGTTTAGGATTTcccagaaaaacagaaagaccAGGGTTTTCAtttaggaaaaataaaaaacagtattCACAGTAGAACTAATGCTTGGACTAAGAGAATGGAAAGTTATGGAGCTCCATCTATTATTATAAACCAGACActgttatttttctgttttggcaCATAATGCATACAATATTACGAAAGGTGACAAATGAAAAGAGATACTAGCTTGTGGGGACATTGTTTGGCACCTCCCCCAATTCAAGAGGCTTCAAGAGGAATGACGTATGTATAGAAATGTGAAAATCATGCAATGCAGTCCTTATACACCAAATGGCAACACAACTGAAGAGTTTTTTAATGACGGAGAACTTTGTACTTTAGACCATCGGCCCACCTGCTTAACAAGACACAGTGTTGAGCAGAACCATTGCGAtcaagaatgaaataaaaacattcattaaaattGGATCTTTGGATCCCTGAAGCAGGCACTACTGGTTAATTTATTTGCTTGTAGCACACTTGTCTACTGACCCTGAACCAGTTTTTCAGGTCGCCCCCAACACCTTACTGTTTCCTATTTCCCTTTTCATTTGTCACTTGTCTGTAATGTTACAGAACACTCCATATTGGTACTTCAACATTTGAGACGAACTTTTCTACCTCCCAGGTTGTTCTGGGTACTTCTGTTTGCAGTAAGCCTCCAGCGAAGCAtagactctctctctcaaagCCTCAACCTCAGCTGGGTTGGACAGGCCTTTTGAATCTGGACACAAGGCAGATCAAATGGACAGTTACAGCAGCACAGAATATGTGAATATGACACTTTCAAACTCTtttcaaacacattttatttccatttgtaAAAGCTCAGTCAGGCACATGCAACAAGTGTCTGTTTCTTCCTGAAGCACTTTACGTTCCTGGAACACATGCAAGTAGAATCTAAACTGGTAGCTTGGCGTGTCGAATTATCAACGATCGCATTAAAACAGATATTTACTGGTTTTGTTAAGGTAGATCACAACAGGAATCAGATTTTGCCTAAAACCATGATATCTATGCAGCCATATTTTGTCCGGCCTGGTGTTAAATGTTGAAGGGGCATGTGCAATCAAGTACGGAAAAGCATTTATTACAAAAGTTGACTGGATACGTGCAGCTCTGTCCCTTAGCAAATGGGATACGGTGCAGGCAGGCAGTGAGTGGGCGCTCTACCTGGATTGAAGAGGACAATGGCTCGAAGGCATCCAAGCTCAGACTTGTCCATCTGCATGTCGCGCATCTTAGACACCAGCTCTGTGAGAACCCTGTTGCAACGCAAGAAAAAAGGACACATTCTTGACAAAACTCCTTTGTTCCTGAGTGTGTGTTCCACATAGGGTGTCCTTTAAACACAGACAAGTGTTCATGATGTACTTCTGCACTCATGCCTCAGTGCCACTTCGTTATTACTCCGGCACGATATGGAGACCATTATTGTACGTCATTCGCATTAATCTACGGCCGAAATGGGATGGCGCATTTCTCATTAGTTCAGACAGATTTTCTGAAGACGAGCAGAACGCCCGCTGCAATGCCATGTGAGAGCCTTTCAGCTTAATGCAGAAATGCAATCCATCAAGGCGAATGTGAAAGAAATATTCATGACGCGCCGTGAAAAGCGCTTTGTGAAGGTCGGTTTGAAAACCACACGTTACTTAGTGAAGGTACATCCCCCATGAGGGGTAACTGGAACGAGgaataaaaatttaattaatttacttattacttttttttatgtcctgtcctgacgaaaaaaaaaaaaaaaagattctgtaTCTGTACTTCTGTTCCATAGCTCACCTGTCAAATATGGCCCCCACGCCTGCACTATGGGCGCTGTTCCGGTGGACATGGAGACCCGTTGCCAGCAGGATCCCATCTTTCACAGTGATCGACCGATGTGAGAAGGAAGCTATGAGCAGCTCGTTCCATCCTACAACGGAAAAAAGGCAGATTAAACGAAGGCCAGTGtggtgagagagacagactgaCGAAACATCTTAGAATCAGTGGTTTTATCAGCCATCACCATCATCTGCAAACGTGGTCAAGGATGCCCGACAACTGCCATCAGATATCTAACAACCTGGTGGGCCACATGGTTTGCTCTTGAGTTCCCTGTATTCCTCCTGCTGTCCAAGGGCAGGTATGCTAGATGGCTTGGCAACTCTAAACTGTCCATAggtatgagtgagtgtgtgcacacatTATCACGTAATTTGTCACAATTACAATGGAGACCCAATGTAAGGGGTGGAAGGTCGTTCAGAGTCTCCGATGAACCCTTGACAATAAGAAAGTCAACCATTGTGAACtgtaaaatgatcatatatCATTTCACATTGTTGTGTAGTCTGAACTTAGCATTAGACAGAACCTTGTTTAGGAGATATATTGCCACATCTTTGGTTCGAACTTTGTTAGTGAAAAATGTGGCATGTTTGAGACAAGAGGTCTCTTTCTTGGCTGCACACATTCGAGCACACTGGCCCTGGAGAAAGTGCAGCATGATGAAGCCTTCGATACAAAACGCACAACGTGTCCCTCTAATGTATACAGAAAGAAAATCGCAGTAAAGCAAGAGCAGACACCGAGGAAATAATCAGAAGGAACGCATTCATCAGCGCACGGCGTGGCCCAAGGCTGCGTGGATTTCACAGCGGCGCACGCAGATGATgcgataaaataaataatctatTCATGCCCGCTCTGAATGATCTTATTGTTTGAGACAAACAAGCGTTTACAAGAAAAGCATGCTTTTTGATTCGTTTCATCCTACTTCAGCGTGCAGCCATGTGCACAATTAGGTCAGTGCTCACACAGGATATGCACtcaagaaaatgtaaaaaataaaaacacgaacacgcacacacatatatatatatatttaagctTGATTTTAGGGTGCAATACCTGCTCGGAGGAGGATGACCTGGTCGTCCAGAGGCAGGTCGGAAAAGTGTGGGATCCTCTTGGCCCACTCCACCAAGGTAAAGAGCTGCTTGTCGGCTGCTTGGCAGATGTTGGTGACGGGGTCGTTAGGCTGGCGAGCGTAAACACAGAGGTGGTCAGACGGGGCGAGCTGGCACTTTTACATGCTGCCGAAGGACAATAAACATTCTGTACGCGTATGCTGCGAACATGTGACACCCCGGTTTTTCAATGGCCCTTTCATTCGGCGCAATGATCTCAGATCCAGTTTTCGCTCCGTGCCCAGGCCTGGCAGGGAGCTCAGAAATGTGACTAATGTTTAATGTCAGATTCATTTCCTGTATACTAAAGTCCCAGTGGAGCCTGATAGGGCTAAATGGCTAAGAGACAGATCCCATGGCCTGAACGTCTCGCAATGCCTCTGAATCAGTCCCTCAAACACTCCTCATGCAGAAATCACACGAGGGCATAGCAAATCATGAATCAGTCACGGCGGCATGGAATTTCACCTTTTTCATGAAACATGGCTTGAGAGGAACACACTTCATAGCCTAAAGTaaacccctcccacacacacacaatggtctAGACCGGACTGCGGCTGTGGTTGGTGTCTAGATGTACCCCTGGTACTTTAAACCTGACACGGGGTCGCATTTCAGTCTAGTAAACATTCACCACTGATCATCACTGATCACCGGTGAGAGGTACACAAACGCTGCGTTGAACCAAACCAGATGAAGGGAAGACGGCGCGAAGGCCACGCCACGCTGGAGACGATGCAGCACTCGGAGCGAGCGGTGAGAGTTAAAAATAACTCAGCTGGGAACCTACACAGCCGGATGAATACTAAATGCGAGCGGAGTCTGGACAACAGAAGACTCTCAATAACTCTCTCCGGCTGATGCGCACTGTGGAAATCTTCAAGGATAAGGACTTCAAATAAAGTGCCCCCTGTGAGAAGATTAGGGCTAAGACTAGGGGAGTTTAGCCACTCCCCCTCCCCCCGATTACCCCTTCTCATAGGGCTCGATACCATCGCACACATTTCAAAAAGGGGGCTGAGGTGCCTGAATGCAAAGGAGGTGTGCTGAATATATTACAATGCGGAATACTGCGCGCTAAACAGCTGAAGGCCTCCGCGCGACATTCCGCTGTGCGGTAGGGGCCGCCGCAGGATCCATTCTGGTCATGATGGTTTCACCGTCTGGAGCTGATGCCCAACCATTCTCTCAAAAATTGTGATGTGCTTTTAGGACTGCTAAAAATAGCGTCCATAGGACTACTGGCCGCAAGCAGTTTTTGGCTGAATAATGCAATAGGACCTTGTTAGTTCGCCTGGCggaggcaagaaaaaaaaaagagcatgtgAGAGCGCGATAGAGCAAGgtgaaagagggggggggggcgtcgcTTGTCTGTCTTGAACCATGTTAATCACGCCTTTTTAACTTTTGATTTAGGTCACTATGagacaaatgcatttcattcaGCCTGACTAGATATGACTATTAAACTACAACAACATTGTGTGTTATATGTCTAGTGCATCATATGCACAATCTCCATGTTTCCAGCATGTTGATGTTGAAGACCTAGGCAAATAAAAGCGGTGGACAAATGCAGCAAAGCACTTTGTTGGTGTTGTTTCCATTACATCTACACTGCATTGTGTTAAACACCATAAAAATGGCATTCTAGAGAAGCCATGGAGCCATCAGATAATCAAGTCTAACATTTTTCTTGGTCTCCAGTTTTCTCTATTACTTCCTTGCAAAAAATTGACCCTCAGATTTGAAGAAACATATTGAGGTAAGTAAAgttatttacggcattttactTCATCGGTCTTCTTTATTAAAATGGAACAGCGATCGTATTTATCCATTTAAAACCAAATATACATGCAAACCTTTGCATTAGGAAATACATTACACAAGAAGTACTTTCCGCAAGTTACTTTCACAAGAGAATATTTATCTCTGGTTGTTTGTCCTTTCACTTACGTCCATCCTCCACCATTGCAAAATAAGACTTTGCTAATATCACAGTATATTATGTACATGTGTTACTGGAAAGATTGCTAAATATATAATATCACTAAATATAATCACTAAATATATACCCTAAAACAAACTAAGCACAACT comes from Denticeps clupeoides chromosome 11, fDenClu1.1, whole genome shotgun sequence and encodes:
- the brd3b gene encoding bromodomain-containing protein 3b isoform X7 — encoded protein: MSEASMSAVTSPSQAPPSFTNPPPPEVTNTNKPGRKTNQLQYMQNVVVKTLWRHQFAWPFYQPVDAIKLNLPDYHKVIKNPMDMGTIKKRLENNYYWTAGECMQDFNTMFTNCYIYNKPTDDIVLMAQALEKIFLQKVAVMPQEEVELLPPPPKGKGRKPVGTPCADNQPEVAASSGSPSSSSYPSSPPQPPQTPVIAATPVPTITSSVQAVPPATSLMPVPTAQPVVKKKGVKRKADTTTPTTCAITASRSESPTAMLESKHSKVISRRESTGRPIKPPKKDLEDGDVLQHAGKKSKLNDHLKHCDSILKEMLSKKHAAYAWPFYKPVDAEALNLHDYHEIIKQPMDLSTVKKKMDSREYQDAQSFAADVRLMFSNCYKYNPPDHEVVAMARKLQDVFEMRFAKMPDEPAEPNSPNALSTTPVVSKSTGSSESSVDSSSSSSDSEEERATRLAELQEQLKAVHEQLAALSQGPVSKPKKKKEKKDKEKKKKEKDKDKNKVKAEDDKKPKSAPQSKQAQPKKTSVRKPNSTSSAPRQPKKGGKPGGGNYESDEEDSQPMTYDEKRQLSLDINRLPGEKLGRVVHIIQSREPSLRDSNPDEIEIDFETLKPSTLRELERYVKSCLQKKQRKPIQKAGSAQAGGPSRLSGSSSSSDSGSSSSSGSSSDSSDSD
- the brd3b gene encoding bromodomain-containing protein 3b isoform X6, translating into MSEASMSAVTSPSQAPPSFTNPPPPEVTNTNKPGRKTNQLQYMQNVVVKTLWRHQFAWPFYQPVDAIKLNLPDYHKVIKNPMDMGTIKKRLENNYYWTAGECMQDFNTMFTNCYIYNKPTDDIVLMAQALEKIFLQKVAVMPQEEVELLPPPPKGKGRKPVGTPCADNQPEVAASSGSPSSSSYPSSPPQPPQTPVIAATPVPTITSSVQAVPPATSLMPVPTAQPVVKKKGVKRKADTTTPTTCAITASRSESPTAMLESKHSKVISRRESTGRPIKPPKKDLEDGDVLQHAGKKSKLNDHLKHCDSILKEMLSKKHAAYAWPFYKPVDAEALNLHDYHEIIKQPMDLSTVKKKMDSREYQDAQSFAADVRLMFSNCYKYNPPDHEVVAMARKLQDVFEMRFAKMPDEPAEPNSPNALSTTPVVSKSTGSSESSVDSSSSSSDSEEERATRLAELQEQQYTVEHPNGNRAGKKNGCAKHFQLKAVHEQLAALSQGPVSKPKKKKEKKDKEKKKKEKDKDKNKVKAEDDKKPKSAPQSKQAQPKKTSVRKPNSTSSAPRQPKKGGKPGGGNYESDEEDSQPMTYDEKRQLSLDINRLPGEKLGRVVHIIQSREPSLRDSNPDEIEIDFETLKPSTLRELERYVKSCLQKKQRKPIQKAGSAQAGGPSRLSGSSSSSDSGSSSSSGSSSDSSDSD